The Spirosoma foliorum genome has a window encoding:
- a CDS encoding YceI family protein encodes MKYTLKYGYWLAIGILFAFTSAPMAKRKIMADKALSTVTYSAKHPLHKWDGVSKEVNCAIMYNDDTKQPESVAVSLKVSSFDSDNNNRDSHAMEVLDGLKYPNVTFVSSDIKAGENGTLTAKGTLTFHGVAKPVTLEATRKDAGGKMTLTGEFPVNMSDHNIERPSLMGLKTEDAMTLKFNVVFGL; translated from the coding sequence ATGAAATACACGCTTAAGTATGGCTATTGGTTAGCCATCGGGATTCTCTTTGCCTTTACTTCGGCACCGATGGCCAAGCGCAAGATTATGGCTGACAAAGCCTTATCGACGGTCACGTATTCGGCTAAGCATCCGTTGCATAAGTGGGATGGCGTAAGTAAAGAGGTAAACTGTGCCATCATGTACAACGACGATACCAAACAGCCTGAAAGCGTGGCTGTTTCCTTAAAAGTATCGTCATTCGATAGCGATAACAACAACCGCGATTCGCACGCTATGGAAGTTCTGGATGGACTGAAATATCCCAACGTTACGTTTGTTAGTTCGGATATTAAAGCGGGCGAAAATGGGACGTTGACGGCTAAAGGCACGCTTACCTTTCATGGTGTGGCTAAGCCTGTTACGCTGGAGGCTACTCGCAAAGATGCTGGCGGAAAAATGACACTAACCGGCGAATTCCCCGTCAACATGAGCGACCATAACATCGAGCGACCCTCGCTAATGGGCCTCAAGACCGAAGATGCCATGACGCTTAAGTTTAATGTCGTTTTTGGATTGTAA
- a CDS encoding serine hydrolase has protein sequence MRKLTVLLLALISLTASAQKPISAKQIQEFDAYVEAARKQWNVPGLSITVVKDNKVLFAKGYGVREVAGVASDKADPVDTQTLFACASTTKAMTVTLMGMLVDEEKLAWNDPVSKYLPELQLYDPYVTRELKIRDLLIHDTGVGSTDFMTGAMTIPVNEMLRRMEMVKPSYPFRAGFAYQNTFYSAAGRVIERITGKTWAEFLKERIFTPLGMNRTAPKRGYIKDNNLTRPHYNINDTIKVIEYGADSEIGSAGAVWSSADDISKWVICMLDSSKYSGGRLVKPETWKEMFTPQTFFPEDEYPTMQILKPNWRTYGLGWYQHDYKGHKVNFHTGSLSGLTAITAQLPNEKLGVYVFGNYDHAEVRHALVYKTFDWFALGGNRDWSTEFKKLYDGLKEQDKKAEKAFLDKRVLNTSPSLPLAAYAGKYTSPLYGKAEVSVQGNQLVINVNDNSLNANLAHWHYDTFYGPYTKPWLGKASARFVLGISGKVDTLVFDRLEFKKES, from the coding sequence ATGAGAAAACTAACTGTACTTCTTCTTGCCCTAATCTCCCTTACGGCCTCTGCCCAGAAGCCAATCTCTGCGAAACAAATTCAGGAATTCGATGCCTACGTCGAAGCTGCTCGTAAGCAATGGAATGTGCCCGGTTTATCGATTACAGTTGTCAAAGACAACAAGGTTCTTTTTGCGAAAGGATATGGTGTGCGTGAGGTGGCCGGGGTCGCGTCCGACAAAGCTGATCCGGTTGATACCCAGACGTTATTTGCCTGTGCTTCGACTACAAAAGCCATGACCGTCACTTTGATGGGAATGCTGGTGGATGAAGAAAAACTCGCCTGGAACGATCCCGTTTCGAAGTACTTGCCCGAGTTGCAGCTATACGATCCGTACGTAACTCGCGAACTAAAAATCCGCGATTTGCTCATTCACGATACAGGTGTCGGTAGCACCGATTTTATGACTGGAGCTATGACGATTCCGGTCAATGAAATGCTTCGGCGGATGGAAATGGTCAAACCAAGCTACCCGTTTCGGGCTGGGTTTGCTTATCAGAATACATTTTACTCTGCGGCCGGACGCGTAATCGAACGAATTACTGGAAAGACCTGGGCCGAATTTCTGAAGGAGCGAATTTTTACGCCATTGGGCATGAATCGGACGGCACCCAAGCGTGGCTATATCAAAGACAATAACCTGACGAGGCCTCACTACAACATCAACGACACGATTAAGGTCATTGAGTATGGTGCCGACAGTGAAATCGGTTCAGCGGGAGCGGTCTGGTCATCGGCCGACGATATTAGTAAATGGGTTATCTGCATGCTCGATAGTAGCAAATACAGCGGTGGCCGTTTGGTAAAGCCCGAGACCTGGAAAGAGATGTTTACACCACAAACGTTTTTTCCAGAAGACGAGTACCCAACCATGCAAATCCTGAAACCCAACTGGCGAACGTATGGCCTGGGTTGGTATCAGCATGATTATAAAGGCCATAAAGTGAATTTCCATACGGGTAGCCTGTCTGGTCTGACGGCTATAACGGCGCAATTACCCAATGAAAAACTAGGTGTTTACGTATTTGGTAATTACGATCACGCCGAAGTTCGCCACGCACTCGTTTATAAAACCTTCGACTGGTTTGCCTTAGGTGGTAATCGGGATTGGAGTACCGAATTCAAAAAGCTCTACGATGGCTTAAAAGAACAGGACAAAAAAGCCGAGAAAGCATTCCTCGATAAACGGGTGCTGAACACATCACCATCGCTGCCATTGGCAGCCTACGCCGGAAAATACACCAGCCCGTTGTATGGTAAGGCGGAGGTGAGTGTACAGGGAAATCAACTGGTTATCAACGTAAATGATAATAGCCTAAATGCCAATCTGGCGCACTGGCATTACGATACGTTTTATGGCCCTTATACAAAACCCTGGTTAGGAAAAGCCAGCGCCCGTTTTGTTCTGGGCATATCCGGCAAAGTTGATACCTTGGTTTTTGATCGATTGGAGTTCAAAAAGGAGTCGTAG